One Deltaproteobacteria bacterium DNA window includes the following coding sequences:
- a CDS encoding radical SAM/Cys-rich domain protein, producing MQPFAERLNLNGSGLKRRGVEALQVNLGRYCNLACIHCHVEAGPTRKEMMSRENVDAVLGFLGATEIPTLDITGGAPELHGEFDYLVQSARGLGRHVMDRCNLTVIFEPGKDYLPEFFRRHEVELVCSLPCYFIENVDKQRGKGTFDGSIRALQILNQIGYGQPDSGLVLDLVYNPVGPHLPPPQEQLEQDYKRILFDEFGIRFNRLFCLTNMPITRYATHLKLRGEYEAYMELLADNFNASTLNQVMCRNLISVGWDGWIYDCDFNQMLDLAIAGTDGSRLHIRSLTLDQLTRPAITVGDHCYACTAGSGSSCGGTLI from the coding sequence ATGCAACCCTTCGCTGAAAGACTTAATCTAAACGGTAGCGGCCTCAAGCGCCGTGGCGTCGAGGCCTTGCAGGTAAACCTCGGGCGCTACTGCAATCTGGCGTGCATTCACTGCCATGTCGAAGCCGGGCCGACGCGCAAGGAGATGATGAGCCGGGAGAATGTCGACGCGGTGCTTGGTTTTCTCGGCGCGACCGAGATTCCAACGCTCGATATCACCGGCGGCGCGCCGGAGCTGCATGGCGAATTCGATTATTTAGTTCAGTCGGCGCGTGGGCTCGGGCGCCATGTGATGGATCGCTGCAATCTGACGGTGATCTTCGAGCCGGGTAAAGATTATCTGCCGGAGTTTTTTCGCCGCCATGAAGTGGAGCTTGTCTGCTCGCTGCCTTGCTATTTCATCGAAAATGTCGACAAACAGCGCGGCAAGGGGACTTTCGACGGCAGCATCCGGGCGTTACAGATTCTCAACCAAATCGGCTACGGCCAACCGGACAGCGGCTTGGTGCTCGATCTGGTTTACAATCCGGTGGGACCGCATCTGCCGCCGCCGCAAGAACAGCTTGAGCAAGACTACAAACGAATTCTTTTCGATGAATTCGGCATACGCTTCAACCGGCTGTTCTGTCTCACCAACATGCCGATCACGCGCTACGCGACGCATTTGAAGCTGCGCGGCGAGTACGAAGCGTACATGGAGCTGCTTGCGGATAACTTCAACGCCAGCACGCTCAATCAAGTGATGTGCCGCAACTTGATCAGCGTCGGCTGGGACGGTTGGATTTACGATTGCGATTTCAACCAAATGCTCGATCTGGCGATCGCCGGCACCGATGGCAGCCGTTTACACATTAGATCGTTGACCTTGGATCAACTTACCAGGCCGGCAATCACCGTCGGCGACCATTGTTATGCTTGCACCGCCGGCTCGGGCAGCAGTTGCGGCGGTACGCTAATTTAG
- a CDS encoding methyltransferase domain-containing protein: METEVVNGPNGHATDLEAAVLQRYGAAAEEVEACLCLPVSYDRALLKVIPDEIIEKDYGCGDPSKYIRPGETVLDLGSGSGKACYIIAQIVGAAGKVIGVDFNPPMLELARKYQESIGDQLGFHNVEFRRGKIQDLRTNLELVEGFLKDNPVCSVGDLAKLEEFENQTRQTQPLIADESIDVIVSNCVLNLVRPEDKKQLFAEMYRVLKRGGRIAISDIVSDEAVPEHLAKDTDLWSACVSGAFQEEEFLRAFEEAKFHGIQIEELRTEAYQTVEGIEFRAVTVTAYKGKEGPCIERNQAVIYRGPWKQVVDDDGHTLERGARMAVCDKTFKLYSQAPYAGQFILVPPRQEVSLENAGMFDCSRDHKRHPRESKGLEYNATKISGGVCGPDSNCCP, from the coding sequence ATGGAGACCGAAGTTGTAAACGGCCCCAACGGCCATGCCACTGACTTGGAAGCGGCGGTCTTGCAACGCTACGGCGCTGCGGCCGAGGAAGTGGAAGCTTGCCTGTGTTTGCCGGTGAGTTACGACAGAGCTTTGTTGAAAGTCATTCCCGACGAGATCATTGAAAAAGATTATGGCTGCGGCGATCCTTCTAAATATATTCGCCCTGGTGAAACCGTCCTCGATCTCGGCTCGGGCAGCGGCAAGGCTTGCTACATTATTGCCCAAATCGTCGGCGCCGCGGGCAAAGTGATCGGCGTCGACTTCAATCCGCCGATGCTCGAATTGGCACGCAAGTATCAAGAGTCGATCGGCGATCAGCTGGGCTTTCACAATGTCGAGTTTCGCCGCGGCAAGATTCAAGACTTGCGCACGAACTTGGAATTGGTCGAAGGTTTTCTCAAAGACAATCCGGTGTGTTCGGTTGGCGATTTGGCTAAGCTCGAAGAATTTGAAAATCAAACTCGCCAAACTCAGCCGCTGATCGCCGACGAGTCAATCGATGTTATCGTCTCGAACTGCGTGCTCAATCTAGTGCGGCCCGAGGACAAAAAACAATTGTTCGCCGAAATGTACCGCGTGCTCAAGCGCGGCGGCCGGATCGCCATCTCCGATATCGTCAGCGACGAGGCCGTTCCAGAGCACTTGGCCAAGGATACCGATCTGTGGAGTGCCTGCGTCTCCGGGGCGTTTCAGGAAGAAGAGTTCTTACGCGCCTTCGAGGAGGCGAAGTTTCATGGCATTCAAATCGAAGAGCTGCGCACGGAGGCTTACCAGACCGTCGAAGGCATCGAGTTCCGCGCCGTGACGGTGACCGCGTACAAAGGCAAGGAAGGTCCGTGCATCGAGCGCAATCAAGCGGTGATTTACCGCGGTCCGTGGAAGCAGGTGGTCGACGACGACGGCCACACGCTCGAGCGCGGCGCGCGCATGGCGGTGTGCGACAAGACTTTCAAGCTCTATTCGCAAGCGCCCTATGCCGGGCAATTCATATTAGTTCCGCCGCGGCAAGAAGTTTCGTTGGAGAACGCTGGAATGTTTGATTGCTCGCGCGATCACAAACGCCATCCGCGCGAGAGCAAAGGGCTCGAATACAACGCGACGAAAATTTCCGGCGGCGTGTGCGGACCGGATTCGAACTGCTGTCCGTGA
- a CDS encoding inorganic phosphate transporter: protein MSLSPIIIVTVTLLVAYANGANDNFKGVATLFGSGTADYRKALTWATITTFAGSLTAFFLATKLVSMFQGKGLVPDYLIQSQPFIAAVILGAALTVIVATKVGMPISTTHSLIGALFGSGFAAVGLQLGFQTLLAGGFLPLLVSPCLAVLLATACYPLFSRAICFAGLTKEYCLCVGSEMVPVFTSPDGMMFTESTPGLRVIVDKESVCTQRLSGTMFGINGQKLLDVGHFISAGAVSFARGLNDTPKLVALGLAVSVLDLAWSIALVAIFMAIGGWIHSKKIAETVGHRITAMDPVQGFLANLVTSFLVIFASKWGLPVSTTHVSCGALFGIGVANGQARWSVIRTILLAWFLTLPTAALMSAGCYFLFKSL, encoded by the coding sequence ATGTCTTTGTCGCCGATCATCATCGTCACAGTTACGTTGTTAGTCGCCTACGCCAACGGCGCCAACGACAACTTCAAAGGCGTGGCGACGCTGTTTGGCAGCGGCACGGCGGATTATCGTAAAGCTCTCACCTGGGCGACGATCACAACCTTTGCCGGTTCGCTGACGGCATTTTTCCTGGCGACGAAACTAGTGTCGATGTTTCAAGGCAAGGGGTTGGTGCCGGATTATCTCATTCAATCGCAACCGTTTATCGCAGCCGTGATTTTGGGCGCCGCGTTGACGGTGATCGTCGCGACCAAAGTCGGCATGCCGATCTCGACGACCCATAGTTTAATCGGAGCGCTTTTCGGCAGTGGTTTTGCCGCCGTGGGGTTGCAACTTGGGTTTCAGACACTTCTAGCTGGGGGTTTCTTGCCGCTATTAGTAAGCCCGTGCCTCGCGGTTCTTTTAGCCACAGCGTGTTACCCGCTGTTCAGCAGGGCCATCTGCTTTGCCGGATTGACCAAAGAATACTGCCTCTGCGTCGGCAGCGAAATGGTGCCAGTGTTTACGTCTCCAGATGGCATGATGTTCACTGAATCGACACCGGGCCTGCGTGTGATCGTCGACAAGGAATCAGTATGCACGCAGCGGCTCAGTGGAACGATGTTCGGCATCAATGGCCAAAAACTTCTCGATGTCGGCCATTTCATTAGCGCTGGCGCGGTCAGCTTTGCGCGCGGACTTAACGACACCCCCAAGCTAGTCGCTCTCGGGCTGGCAGTCAGCGTGCTGGATTTGGCCTGGTCGATCGCTTTGGTGGCGATCTTTATGGCGATCGGAGGATGGATCCATTCAAAGAAAATCGCTGAGACGGTGGGCCATCGCATTACCGCGATGGATCCCGTTCAGGGTTTTCTCGCTAATCTTGTGACCAGCTTCCTAGTTATTTTCGCTTCCAAATGGGGTTTGCCGGTTTCGACGACGCATGTTTCCTGCGGCGCGCTGTTCGGCATCGGCGTGGCCAACGGTCAAGCGCGCTGGAGCGTTATTCGCACCATTCTACTTGCTTGGTTCCTGACACTGCCAACTGCGGCGCTGATGTCGGCGGGATGTTATTTTCTGTTCAAAAGTCTTTGA